A stretch of the Neisseria sp. DTU_2020_1000833_1_SI_GRL_NUU_006 genome encodes the following:
- a CDS encoding isochorismatase family protein: MTTVAIDIQPQFRFTCMAANANHFLHQPENMVKELNRQAAIADKRILVENVNIDPESICAAVVKRNGIMFARESGYFSQCAGGCRGANLLDGLPASADYDHVIELGGENGFGACFHDDNEARSTGLIEWLYAQKADTVIIGGLATEEAISRTAEQLLWYNDSLHIIVNLAACHGYAPESTIQAVYKMRKSGISVVSNAEEIPEQMLRYANEAWFKVS, encoded by the coding sequence ATGACGACTGTTGCTATCGATATTCAACCTCAATTCCGCTTTACCTGCATGGCAGCCAATGCCAACCATTTCCTGCATCAACCGGAAAACATGGTTAAAGAATTAAACCGTCAGGCAGCTATCGCAGATAAGCGTATTTTGGTCGAGAACGTCAATATTGATCCGGAGAGTATTTGCGCCGCAGTCGTTAAACGCAACGGAATTATGTTTGCGCGGGAAAGTGGCTATTTTAGCCAGTGTGCAGGTGGTTGCCGTGGTGCAAATTTGCTGGATGGTTTGCCGGCATCTGCTGATTATGATCATGTAATCGAATTAGGCGGGGAGAATGGTTTTGGCGCATGCTTCCATGATGATAATGAAGCCCGCAGTACCGGTTTGATTGAATGGCTTTATGCACAAAAAGCCGATACCGTCATTATCGGTGGTTTGGCAACGGAAGAAGCAATCAGCCGTACCGCCGAACAATTACTCTGGTACAACGACAGCCTGCACATTATCGTCAATCTTGCCGCCTGTCACGGTTATGCACCTGAAAGCACTATTCAGGCTGTCTATAAAATGCGTAAATCCGGTATCTCTGTTGTCAGCAACGCTGAAGAGATTCCCGAACAAATGCTCCGTTATGCTAACGAAGCTTGGTTTAAAGTGTCGTAA
- a CDS encoding sodium-dependent transporter, with protein sequence MNHSVSWSSKLGFVLAAAGSAIGLGAIWKFPYTAGTNGGAVFFLLFLLFTILVALPVQLAEFYIGRTGGKNAIDSFKTLRPGSQWPWVGRMGVAACFILLSFYSVVGGWVLNYVVHSFTGEIHAGADFEALFGATISSAAGSLFYQGLFMLITIWVVQGGVSDGIEKANRYLMPGLFILFIVLAVRSLTLPGATEGVSFLLKPDWSHLKPQTMLTALGQAFFALSIGVSAMITYASYLGKDQDMFRSGNIIMWMNLLVSLLAGLVIFPAVFAFGFEPSQGPGLIFVVLPAVFMKMPLGQILFAVFMLLVVFATLTSAFSMLETVIAATIRQDERKRSRHTWLIGTAIFIVGIPSALSFGVWGEFKIFGKTVFDLWDYLISAVIMPIGALSVAVFTAWIQDRESVLANAGAGSSVPKTIIRLWLMVLRYVAPLAIVVVFINSLGLI encoded by the coding sequence ATGAATCATTCGGTTTCTTGGTCGTCCAAACTTGGTTTTGTGCTAGCTGCGGCAGGTTCGGCAATCGGCTTGGGCGCAATTTGGAAATTTCCGTACACCGCGGGGACAAACGGTGGGGCGGTGTTTTTCCTGCTGTTTTTGCTTTTTACGATTTTGGTGGCATTACCCGTACAGCTTGCCGAGTTTTATATCGGCAGGACGGGCGGTAAAAATGCCATCGATTCTTTCAAAACCTTGCGTCCCGGTTCGCAATGGCCTTGGGTGGGGCGTATGGGGGTAGCAGCCTGCTTTATCTTGCTTTCTTTTTACAGTGTCGTCGGCGGCTGGGTGTTGAACTACGTCGTCCATAGCTTTACCGGAGAAATCCATGCCGGTGCGGATTTTGAGGCATTATTCGGTGCGACCATTTCCAGTGCTGCAGGGTCATTGTTTTATCAAGGGCTGTTCATGCTGATTACCATTTGGGTAGTTCAGGGCGGTGTATCCGACGGGATTGAAAAAGCAAACCGTTACCTGATGCCGGGCCTGTTTATCCTGTTTATTGTTTTGGCCGTCCGTTCACTGACGCTGCCCGGGGCGACGGAAGGGGTATCCTTCCTGCTGAAACCCGACTGGTCGCATCTGAAGCCGCAAACCATGCTTACGGCTTTGGGGCAGGCATTTTTTGCGTTAAGTATCGGCGTGTCTGCGATGATCACTTATGCGTCTTATTTGGGTAAAGACCAAGATATGTTCCGTTCGGGCAATATCATTATGTGGATGAACCTTTTGGTTTCTCTGCTGGCGGGGCTGGTTATTTTTCCAGCAGTATTTGCTTTCGGCTTCGAACCGAGCCAGGGGCCGGGTTTGATCTTCGTTGTTTTGCCTGCCGTGTTCATGAAAATGCCGTTGGGGCAGATTTTGTTTGCCGTCTTTATGCTTCTGGTGGTGTTTGCGACGCTGACTTCGGCGTTTTCGATGTTGGAAACCGTCATTGCCGCTACGATTCGTCAGGATGAGCGTAAACGCAGCCGCCATACTTGGTTGATTGGTACGGCAATTTTTATTGTCGGTATTCCCTCCGCCTTGTCTTTCGGCGTTTGGGGTGAGTTTAAAATCTTCGGAAAAACCGTTTTCGATTTGTGGGACTACCTGATTTCGGCAGTCATTATGCCGATTGGCGCATTGAGCGTTGCCGTGTTTACTGCGTGGATTCAGGATAGGGAGTCCGTATTGGCGAATGCCGGTGCAGGCAGCAGCGTACCGAAAACCATTATCCGTCTTTGGTTGATGGTGTTGCGCTATGTTGCACCTTTGGCGATTGTTGTTGTATTTATCAATTCCCTAGGCTTGATTTAA
- a CDS encoding FAD:protein FMN transferase, producing MNTPLTRRRFFAIAALTTAGAAAPFLLNRNRPTPLPTTGEPVIWKGIALGSGAELRLFGVDRKEAEILVNKVLAEVARLEKIFSLYREDSLINRLNKEGRLNNPPPDFLALLSICRDIHALTDGAFDPTVQVLWNLYADHFRRNPRAETPPSEPDIRHTLKLVGFKHVVFDPKAILFEQKGMGLSLNGIAQGYITDKITALLQQHGIRQALVDMGEIRGFDTDNQRTWNVGIRNPQNEEATLLTIPMQNQAFATSGGYGTVMDEAGKFTHLFDPRTGTATPRYRSVSVMAPTAAVADAFSTAFSIMDESAIRTTARAKQTKVWLVMPDNRIETLA from the coding sequence ATGAACACCCCGCTCACCCGCCGCCGTTTTTTCGCCATCGCCGCCCTGACTACTGCCGGAGCGGCCGCGCCCTTCCTCCTGAACCGCAACCGCCCTACCCCGTTACCAACTACCGGCGAGCCCGTCATTTGGAAAGGCATCGCGCTGGGTTCCGGCGCCGAGCTCCGCCTCTTCGGCGTTGACCGCAAAGAAGCTGAAATCCTTGTCAACAAAGTTCTCGCCGAAGTCGCCCGCCTCGAAAAAATCTTCAGCCTCTACCGCGAAGACAGCCTGATCAACCGACTGAACAAAGAAGGTCGTCTGAACAACCCGCCGCCCGATTTCCTCGCCCTGTTGAGCATTTGCCGCGACATCCATGCCCTGACCGACGGCGCGTTCGACCCCACCGTCCAGGTGCTGTGGAACCTCTACGCAGACCATTTCCGCCGCAACCCGCGTGCCGAAACACCTCCGTCCGAACCGGACATCCGGCACACCCTCAAACTCGTCGGCTTCAAACACGTCGTCTTCGACCCAAAAGCCATCCTCTTTGAACAAAAAGGCATGGGCTTATCCCTCAACGGCATTGCCCAAGGCTACATCACCGACAAAATCACCGCCCTGCTGCAACAACACGGCATCCGCCAAGCCCTCGTCGATATGGGCGAAATCCGCGGCTTCGACACCGACAACCAACGCACATGGAACGTCGGCATCCGCAATCCCCAAAACGAAGAAGCCACCCTCCTGACCATTCCCATGCAAAACCAAGCCTTCGCCACCTCAGGCGGCTACGGTACCGTGATGGACGAAGCCGGCAAGTTCACCCACCTCTTCGACCCGCGCACCGGCACTGCCACACCGCGCTACCGCAGCGTCAGCGTCATGGCGCCGACCGCCGCCGTTGCCGATGCCTTCTCCACCGCGTTCTCCATCATGGACGAATCCGCCATCCGTACCACCGCCCGAGCCAAACAGACAAAAGTCTGGCTGGTCATGCCCGACAACCGCATCGAAACCCTAGCCTGA
- the prfA gene encoding peptide chain release factor 1 — MKPSILEKLQQLSDRLEEVTHLLGQPEATSDMDNYRKLTREHAELTPVVEVFQNYQLAQSDLADAEEMLSDPEMKDFAAEEIEAAKAKIDTLDTELQKLLLPKDADDDKNIFIEVRAGTGGDEAALFAGDLLRMYSRYAERNRWQVEIVSANESELGGYKEVIARIVGLGAYSRLKFESGGHRVQRVPATESQGRIHTSACTVAVMPEADELEDIELNPADLRIDTFRASGAGGQHINKTDSAVRITHLPTGMVVECQDGRSQHANKAQAMKVLAARLNDAQKREAQAKEAAERKSLIGSGDRSERIRTYNYPQGRVTDHRINLTLHKLDFVMDGDLEEITNALIAEHQAELLAAMGD; from the coding sequence ATGAAGCCGTCTATCTTAGAAAAATTACAACAACTCAGCGACCGACTGGAAGAAGTCACCCACCTTCTCGGACAGCCCGAAGCCACGTCCGACATGGACAACTACCGCAAGCTCACGCGCGAACACGCCGAATTGACGCCCGTGGTCGAAGTATTCCAAAACTATCAGTTGGCTCAAAGCGACTTGGCGGATGCCGAAGAAATGCTGTCCGACCCTGAAATGAAAGACTTCGCCGCCGAAGAAATCGAAGCGGCAAAAGCCAAGATCGACACGCTCGATACCGAATTGCAAAAACTGCTGCTACCCAAAGATGCCGACGACGACAAAAACATCTTCATCGAAGTGCGCGCCGGAACGGGCGGCGACGAAGCCGCGCTGTTTGCAGGCGATTTGCTGCGCATGTACAGCCGCTACGCCGAACGCAACCGCTGGCAAGTCGAAATCGTTTCCGCCAACGAAAGTGAGTTGGGCGGTTATAAAGAAGTCATCGCCCGTATTGTCGGTTTGGGCGCGTACAGTCGTCTGAAATTCGAATCGGGCGGCCACCGCGTGCAGCGCGTCCCCGCTACCGAAAGCCAAGGCCGTATCCACACCTCCGCCTGCACCGTTGCCGTCATGCCCGAAGCGGACGAACTCGAAGACATCGAGTTGAACCCCGCCGACCTGCGCATCGATACCTTCCGCGCATCCGGCGCGGGTGGTCAGCACATCAACAAAACCGACTCCGCCGTCCGCATCACCCACCTGCCCACCGGCATGGTGGTCGAATGCCAAGACGGCCGCAGCCAACACGCCAACAAGGCGCAGGCGATGAAAGTCCTCGCCGCCCGCTTGAACGACGCGCAAAAACGCGAAGCCCAAGCCAAAGAAGCCGCTGAACGCAAATCCCTTATCGGCAGCGGCGACCGCAGCGAGCGCATCCGCACCTACAACTACCCGCAAGGCCGCGTGACCGACCACCGCATCAACCTCACCTTGCACAAGCTGGATTTTGTCATGGACGGCGATTTGGAAGAAATCACCAACGCCCTGATTGCCGAACATCAGGCTGAGCTTCTGGCGGCAATGGGCGATTAA
- a CDS encoding methionine ABC transporter permease → MADLTFEQAVSTIVGMKDEIVRALGETFVMVGLSTTIAVIFGTLLGVLLFVTSNRQLHYNKPVNFLLDNLVNLMRAFPFVILMIAMIPATRAIVGSTIGPIAASLVLSVSGLFYFARLVEQNLREVPKGVIEAATAMGASPLAIVRKVLLNEARAGMVSSITVLAIGLLSYSAAAGMIGGGGLGDLAIRYGYYRYQTEVIIFIVAILVLLVILIQSIGNALARKLDKR, encoded by the coding sequence ATGGCAGACTTAACATTCGAACAAGCCGTTTCCACCATCGTCGGCATGAAAGACGAAATCGTCCGCGCCTTGGGCGAAACCTTCGTCATGGTCGGGCTGTCCACCACGATTGCCGTCATCTTCGGCACGCTCTTGGGCGTCTTGCTTTTCGTGACTTCCAACCGCCAGCTTCATTACAACAAGCCGGTGAATTTCCTGCTCGACAACTTAGTCAACCTGATGCGCGCCTTCCCCTTCGTCATCCTGATGATTGCCATGATACCCGCCACCCGCGCCATCGTCGGCAGCACCATTGGTCCGATTGCCGCCTCGCTGGTATTGAGCGTGTCCGGCCTGTTTTACTTCGCCCGACTGGTGGAACAAAACCTGCGCGAAGTCCCCAAAGGCGTGATTGAAGCCGCCACCGCCATGGGCGCATCCCCGCTTGCCATCGTCCGCAAAGTCCTTTTGAACGAAGCGCGCGCGGGCATGGTTTCCAGCATCACTGTCCTTGCCATCGGCCTGCTCTCTTACAGCGCGGCGGCAGGCATGATAGGCGGCGGCGGCTTGGGCGACCTCGCCATCCGCTACGGCTACTACCGCTACCAAACCGAAGTCATCATCTTCATCGTCGCCATCCTCGTGCTGCTCGTTATCCTGATTCAAAGCATCGGCAACGCATTGGCGCGGAAATTGGACAAACGTTAA
- a CDS encoding methionine ABC transporter ATP-binding protein encodes MIILDNVSKHYQTRDKTRFAAVEPTSLEIQDGEIFGLMGYSGAGKSTLLRLINLLERPDSGKVNVCGQELTALDAAALRQARQNIGMVFQQFNLLSNRTVADNVAFPLEIAGWSSEKIKERVKECLEIVGLTERADHYPAQLSGGQKQRVGIARALAPKPQVILADEPTSALDPATTRSVLECLEDINKRFNVTIVIVTHEMSVIRRLCDRAALLDKGKVVEIVEVRGNQIHAQSEIGRELIRED; translated from the coding sequence ATGATTATTTTGGACAACGTTTCCAAACATTACCAAACGCGCGACAAAACCCGTTTTGCCGCCGTCGAGCCGACCAGCCTCGAAATCCAAGACGGCGAAATCTTCGGTCTGATGGGCTATTCCGGCGCGGGCAAATCCACACTGCTTCGCCTGATTAACCTGTTGGAACGTCCCGACAGCGGCAAGGTCAATGTGTGCGGACAAGAGCTGACCGCACTTGATGCCGCCGCATTGCGTCAGGCGCGGCAGAATATCGGCATGGTCTTTCAGCAGTTCAATCTTTTGAGCAATCGCACCGTCGCCGACAATGTCGCCTTTCCTTTGGAAATCGCCGGATGGTCGTCTGAAAAAATTAAAGAACGCGTCAAAGAATGCCTTGAAATCGTCGGCTTGACCGAACGCGCCGACCACTACCCCGCCCAGCTTTCCGGCGGACAAAAACAGCGCGTCGGCATCGCCCGCGCGCTCGCGCCCAAACCCCAAGTCATCCTCGCCGACGAACCCACTTCCGCCCTCGACCCCGCCACCACGCGCAGCGTCTTGGAATGTTTGGAAGACATCAACAAGCGATTCAACGTTACCATCGTCATCGTAACCCACGAAATGAGCGTCATCCGCCGCCTGTGCGACCGCGCTGCCCTTTTGGATAAAGGAAAAGTGGTGGAAATCGTCGAAGTACGCGGCAACCAAATCCACGCCCAATCCGAAATCGGGCGCGAACTGATTCGGGAGGACTGA